Below is a genomic region from candidate division KSB1 bacterium.
GGTTGTGATGCAAACGGGTTCTAAAGGTCAATACTTAGGCCATTTGGAGTTTAAATTTGCTTCTAATTCTGTTTCTCTTGTTGAAGGAAAGTTGGTTACTCTGAATGATCAAATCCCCGATGATCAGAAATTAGCCAGGTTGATTTCGAAGTTCGATAAATCTTTTATAAGCAGTTACCCGCTTCAAAGTTCGAAAGCTATTGATGATTTCAGTTTGCTAAGCGAACGCTCTTGCGTACAATGCCACCGCAAGGAACATCGCCAGTGGAGTTCCACGTTGCATCGCAAGGCCTGGCAAAGCTTGATTGATAAACAGCAAACAGGGGACGCAGAGTGCCAGCAATGTCATACAACCCTGTTTAAGCAGTCCAACGGGTTTTCAACCGTCTTTGAAACCCCTGACTTGGTGAATGTTCAGTGCGTCGATTGCCACAATTTGGCTGAGGATAGTCCCAAAGAACATATTAACAAATTTAGAAGGAGGAGAGTTGCTGCCTCTACTCAGACTAATGGTAAGGCTAACTTTAAGCCGGTCACGGAAGCAACATGTTTGCCATGCCATAATAAAGAGAGCAGCCCAAATTTTAGCTATGAAGAAGCCTTGCTTAAAGTAACTCACTAATTTTTACTTATTGAATATTTCTTTTGATAAGGGAGGGCTTTTTTTTGCTTTCCCTTTTTTAATTAAATTTACTCGCACTCAGGAGTTGACAAAACAAGCGGGATTGGTTATATTAAATTGTTTTTACTTAAATTGAATTTCTAAGGAACAATAGGTGCCTTCTAATTTCTCAAGTTTTGATATTGCCGGCTTAGTCCTGATTGAGCCCAAAGTTTTTAAGGATGAAAGAGGCTTTTTTTTTGAATCATACAAGTATTCCGAGTTCAAAAACAACGGTATTCCCGATACATTTGTGCAAATCAACCGATCGACTTCATCTGCCGGTGTGATTAGAGGACTTCATTATCAGCTCCCTCCGTTTGGTCAAGGTAAACTGGTTAGCTGTATTAAAGGCGAAGTTTTTGACGTTGCTGTAGATATAAGAAAGAATTCGCCGACCTTCGGTAAATGGCATGGGGTTATTCTCAGCCATCAGAATAAAAAAATGTTGTTTATTCCGGAGGGATTTGCACATGGATTTTATGCAATGCAAGAAGCTGAGGTGATGTACCAAACAACGAGTGAATATGCACCGAAGTCCGAAAGAGGAATTATTTGGGATGATCCGGAATTGAACATTCAATGGCCGGATGGACCCAAAATGACCTCTGGAAAAGACAAAGTATACCCGTTGTTAAAAAATGCAGAAGTTTTCGAGTAATCAAAAAATTAAAAATCCGGAACGTTCAAATGAATTTAGAAATATCAGATAAAGTTGCTCTGGTGGCTGCCTCAAGCCAGGGTCTTGGAAAAGCGGTGGCTATGGGTTTTGCGCAGGAAGGCGCAAAAGTGGTGATTTGTGCCCGCAATAAAGAAAAATTAGAAGCTGTAAAAAAGGGAATTGAGTCCCAAACAAAATCTGAAGTTTTGGCTGTGCGGACGGATCTGACCAAAAAAGAGGATATTGAAAATCTGGTTGCCGAGTCGATTAATAAATTTAATTCAATCGATATTCTTGTCAATAATGCAGGCGGGCCTCCCGCCGGCTTCTTTGCGGATATGACCGATGAAAATTGGCAGAAAGGCGTAGACCTGACTTTGATGTCTTCGGTTCGTCTCACTCGAGAAGTTTTGCCTTACATGAGAAAGAACAAGTGGGGACGTATTATTAATATTACCTCAGTTTCGGTGAAGCAGCCAATTAATGAGCTGCTTTTGTCCAATAGCCTGCGTTTGTCGATTTTAGGCTGGGCCAAAACACTGGCGAACCAGGTTGCTGCTGAAGGAATTTTAATTAACAATGTTTGTCCCGGTTGGACTCGCACTGATCGGGTTGTCGAAATATTTGAAGCTCGCGCAAAAGGCCAGGGGACGACTCCTGAGAAAATCGAAGCCGGTATCACCCGAGGAATTCCCATGGGGCGTTTGGGCAAGCCGGAGGAGCTGGCAAATTTAGTGGTTTTTCTGGGGTCTGAAATGGCGAGTTACATTACCGGTGTTTCCGTCCAGGTTGATGGCGGGTCGGTACAAGGGCTCTATTAACAAAACTTTGTTGAGAGGAAAGCAATGAAAAGAGTAGTTGGTTTATTTCTGCTGATTTTTGTCTTTGTTATCAATGCAAACGCCCAGGGATTTAGGCAACAATCCCGGCAGTTGGTCGATTTGCCCACCGCCGGCACTTTAGAGCGCGGTAGTTTTGCAATCGATATAAGGATGTACAACAATGGAGGACTGATCGGCGGAGTTGCAGTTGGCATTTCTCCACGGTTTATGTTTGGACTTTCTTTTGGCGGCGAAAATATCATCGGTGAGGGCGGTGTGAATTGGAATGAAAACCCAGGAATTCAGGCGCGCTTTCGAATAATTGATGAAAGCTTTGGTATGCCGGCCGTGATAATTGGATTTGACTCGCAAGGATACGGCGCTTACAGGAAAGGCTCTAAGCGATATGCTAACAAATCGCGCGGTTTTTTTGGCGTAGTGAGTAAGAATTACGCTTTCTTTTATAACCTGGGGCTGCATGGTGGGGTGAACTACAGCCTTGAAACCGTTGATGAGAAAGATATAAACTTTTTTTTAGGTGCGGACCTGAATTTAAATCGTGAGGTTCGGATTATTCTGGAATATGACTTTGCCATTAACGATAATAGTACCGGGGCACAATTTGGCTCCGGAAGCGGCTATCTAAATGCAGGCGCGCAATGGTCCTTTTCGGATCGCTTGTTCCTGCAGTTTAACTTAAAAAACTTGCTTAAAAATGGCCCGGGTCAGGTGACGCGTGAATTTAAAATCGGGTATTTTGAATATTTCTAAATCATTGAATCATCGAACTTTTCTAAAAGAAATACCTATTTAAGTAACCGCGAATGAACACTATTTTTTTAATAGTGGTCAAGGGCTGTTTTAGAAAAGTTAATTGATATTAAGAGGCACACCTTCCCTTTCAATTAAATTATTATAGAAGCTTTTAGACAAGTCCTTTTCTGGATGATTTGAAGTGGGTTTTTATTAGCGCATATTTGCGCTTATTAGCGGTACCAAGCATCAAAAAAATTTAATTTATTCTTAAATTGAGGCATCCATGGCCAAAGGCTGGCGCATTTTTCTTTCCATTTCGGCCTTTTTTTTTATTATTATCCTGACAATTTCCATTCTTAGCTACCGGCTCCTCAACAAGGCTTTGCCAAAAACTGATGGTTCATTGGTATTAAATATATTGAATCAACCAGTTGAGGTCTACCGGGACGAGTATGGCGTGCCGCATATTTTTGCTGCAAATGAAAGCGACTTATTCAGGGCGGCAGGTTTTGTAACAGCTCAGGACCGGCTTTGGCAAATGGATTTGAATCGACGGGTTGCAAACGGCCAGCTATCGGAAATATTCGGTGAGGCCGCAGTTGAGCACGATAAATTTGTCCGCATCTGGGGGTTCAGCAGGGCTGCTGAGAAAATTGTCGAAATCCTTTCACCTGAATCACGTCTTGCTCTAAAAGCTTACGCGGAGGGTGTGAATGCATTTATCGAATCTCATTCTGAGCAATTGCCTATTGAATTTTCACTTCTGAAATACAAGCCGGAAAAATGGAAAATAGAAGATAGTATTGCTTTTGTGAGGTTGATGGGTTGGAAACTGTCATTTAGCTGGTACACTGATCTTGTTTTGCAAGAACTTGTTGCCAAACTGGGTGAGAAAAAAGCCAGGGAAGTCTTTCCCGATTTTCCCAAGGATGGACCTTTTATCCTTCCGTCAAGCACCCGGCCTTTTTGGACACAAACTCAAAACTTTATAAATTCCGGAATGCAAGTTCAGGCTTTTCTCGGTTTTGGCAGCACGCATTTGGGAAGCAACTCCTGGGTTGTTGCCGGTGAGAAATCTGCATGCGGCAAGCCGCTGCTGGCCAATGATCCGCATTTGGAATTAAGAGCGCCTTCAGTCTGGTACGAAATGCACCTCTCGGGCGGTGAAATCAATGTTGCCGGAGTTTCTTTCCCGGGCGTCCCGGGGATTGTGATCGGACATAATGAACACATTGCCTGGGGGCTGACAAACGGCATGATCGATGATGTCGATTTTTATTTGGAAAAAATCAACCCGGATAGTACAAGTCAATATTTGAACGGCAGCCGCTGGCAAGACTTTGAAACTGTAACTGAAGAAATCAGAATTAAAGATGCCGAACCGGAATCACTGCAAATTCGATTCAGTCGAAATGGACCGATTATCTCGGAAGTTCATCCGATGTTGGAAAATGGGGACGAGGCGATTTCAATGCGCTGGGTTGGCCATGAGCCAAGTGATGAATTGCTGGCTTATTTAAAAATACAAAAATCAAAATCCTGGGATGAATTTACCGACGCACTCAAAAGCTATAAAGTACCGGCGCAAAATTTCGTGTTCGCTTCAGCGAACGGAGATATTGGCTATCATTTAGCCGGCGGAATCCCTTTGCGCAATCGAACAAACGGTGTTTTGCCGCACGAAGGTTGGAAGACAAGGGGGCAGTGGCTGGGACAAGTGCCTTTTGAGAAACTTCCGAACGTGTTAAATCCACCGGAAAACTATATTGTCACGGCGAATAACAAAATGGTTGACGACCGCTACCCATACTATCTTTCAAACCTTTGGGAACCTTCCAGCAGAGCGGCACGAATTCACCAGCTTCTTTCGGAGAAAGACAAGTTTTCGCTTGATGATTTTAAGTTGATGCAAACGGATCTCGTCTCCTTTCATGCCCAAAATATTTTGCCTGTTGTGCTGAACACAATGGAAGCGGTGATTGACTCAAATTCATCCGAGGATTTGAAATCGATTTACAACCTCATGAAAGACTGGGATGGCCGTGAATCACCCAAAAGTGTCGCCACTTCTATTTTTCACGCTTTTTTTCTCAGGCTAACTGAGAATACCCTCAAAGATGAAATGGGCGATCAATTATTTGAGAATTATATCCGTTTTGGCAATGTCCCAAATCGGGTTATGGCGGCTTTATTGAAAAAGGGCAGCTCTGAATGGTTTGACGACGTGAATACTCCGGAAATTGAGAACATTGAAGATATTATGAGGCGTAGTTTGCTCGATGCCGGCATGCAGCTTAAAAACCTTGCCGGAGATATTATCACCAATTGGGCCTGGGGTGAAATTCACACCCTCACCATGCGGCATCCATTAGGCCGAGAGAATTTACTGGATATTATTTTTAACATCGGGCCCTTTCCCAGGGGCGGCTCAACCATGACCTTGAATAACTCAGAATATCAATTCGATTCACCGTTTGAAGCAACCCTGGGAGCTTCTACCAGGCAGTTGGTCGATCTGTGCGATTTGAATCATACACTGTCGGTCATCACCACCGGCCAGTCCGGTCAGAGGATGAGCAAACACTACAAAGATCAGACGCCGCTCTGGCTGGAAGGTCGGTACCGTTCAATGATTATGGGCCGAGGTGAAATTACAGAAAGTGCACAAGAACATTTAACTCTAACCCCTTGGTAGGGGAACTGGGTGTGAGGTCTGCTTTGCTTTTTACTCCTAAGAAGTTACACTCTTGATGGTTCAATAAAGGGACGTTTATTGATTCACTAAAAAATATAACAGGGACTCAAACATGTTATTACCCGATTTATTTCACGATGACTTCAGACAGCGCTCTTACCACGACTGGTATGATGTTCTGGTTAACTTGCTAAAGAAAACTGCTGGTTCCTTGCAAAAAAGAACCGCAACGCGAAAGCAAAAAATTGTAAAGAGCAATAAAAATAAAGATGGTGCTTAGCAGCAAAACTTTTTTGTGTTCAGGTAACGGACGTTTATTGAGCAGGGTAAAACATGGTAATTATGAGATGGCAAACGAGAAGCATTTAAAAAAAATTCTGAAGCAAGGAGTAAAGGCTTGGAATGAGTGGAGACGAAAAAACAGTTGCATAAAACCAAAACTCGGATGTGCATCCTGTTCGGAATGGATGTCAGCACGGCAATCCAGGCGAAGCAGATTTGCACGAAGCAATTCTAAGTGGAGCAAATCTCTCCAGCGCAAATTTCATCAGAGCAGATTTAAGTATGGAGCCTGAATTTTATTCGGAATGTTTTTCACAAATTACAAATAAGGCTCTGTTGCGATAACATACCTATTTGAATATTTAGCAGTTGGTCTGGATAACACTCACAGAGCAATAATATCTTAAACAAATATAACACTTTTTTATTGTTATTTGACTTGATATCACATAAATTAATGTTTAGCAGAAAAACTACTTACTCACTTGAAGGCTCATACATGATTAAGGGAGGACAGTAAAATGAAACACTTTATGCGTCTATTGGGACTTTCCGTTGTCCTGACAACGCTGCTTGGTTGCGCAAGCACGGGCAGATTTAGCGCCACGAACCTGACAAACGTTGAATTGTCTCAGAGCAATTTTCGTGTTATCGCCACCAATGTGTATGGAGAGGCATCAGCAACATACCTGCTTGGATTTAGCTTTGCTCAAGGTGGGGAGATGCAAACTATAGCACTTATACCCCTTGGGGGCGACCGCATGCTTTACAAAGTAGCGCTGGAAAACTTGTGGCGCAACTTCGAGCAGACACACGGGAACATCGAGGGGCGGAGTCTTGCGTTGGTAAACGTTCGCTTCGACTCTGACGCACTGAACGTGCTTGTTTTTTACACAAGACCCAAAATTTCTGTTCGGGCAGATGTCATTGAGTTTGTTGAGTAATCAGTGGCTGAGGTCGGGAATGTGCCGAATCTTGCCTAACCAGCCGTTGCAGTTGACGGCGGGATCTGTGGTTTTAAGAATGTTTTGGGCTTGCGACAAGTTTTGGTCTGTCGAGCGTTTTCGGCAACCTGCCGCCGCAACTGAACTTTTTCGTTAGCTATTTTCGAAGAGCAGGCAGGTATTCATTCAAATGTTCGGAAACGTATGATACACCGCTTCTGAAACCTCCGCCCAACCCGTCACATCTTTTCGAAAGCTGTCGAAAGATTCATAAACTTTTTTGCTTAACGGATCTTTGCTGGTCATCTCGTCAATCACTTCGCCGGCATATTTTTTTAGAGCCTTTAAAACTTCATCCGGGAATTTTCTCACCGACACCTTTCCTTCCTCAATTATTTTTTTTAAATAAGTATTGTTCCTCGACTCAAATTCAGATATCATCCAGATATTGGCGCGGTCGGCGGCAGCTCGAACGATCATCTGCAAATCTTTCGACAAGCTTTCCCAGGCGCCTTTATTCACCGTCAATTCGAGCACCGGGCCCGGCTCATGCCAACCCGGGTAGTAGTAATATTTCGCGATTCGATGAAAGCCCTTTAGATAATCGTGATACGGGCCAATCCACTCGGTCGCATCGATAACACCTCGCTCAAGATTTGTATAAATTTCACCGCCAGCGGTGAGAATAGGGGTGCCACCTGCTTTGGCAATAACATGCGCGCCCAACCCGGGAATGCGCATTTTCAAACCTTTAAAATCATCGACGGTATTAATTTCCTTGTTAAACCAACCTCCCATCTGCATGCCGGTGTTGCCTGCGGGCATAGGGATCAGGTTGAAAGGCTCGTACAATTCCTCCCATAAGGCCAGCCCACCACCCGAGTAGATCCATGCATTCATCTGTTGTGCGTTCATGCCGAACGGCACTGCCCCAAAAAATTGCGCCGAAGGAATTTTCCCTGCCCAGTAATAGGCTACCCCATGCCCCATCTGCGCAACACCCTGGCTGACAGCATCGAAAACCTCAAGCGCTGGCACCAATTCACCGCCGCCATAAACTTGAATTTGCAGTCTTCCATCCGACATCTCACCAATCCATTCCGCCACCAAATCTGCGCCTTCACCCATGACCGGGAAATGCGGCGACCAGGTCGTGACCATGTTCCATTGGTACTTCTTTCTGGTTTGGATGGCTGGCGCGTCACCAGTCGACTCGGAGCCACAGCCAAAAACCAAAGCTGAGCCGCCAATCAGGGTAGCGGTTGAACTTTTTTTCAAAAACTCGCGTCGATCGATTTTTGTCATCTTTCCTCCGTATCAATTAAGCATTACTGGGTTCACAAAAAAGTTAATGACCGAAATTGGTATTTTCAATTCAAACTAAAATTTAACGCAGAGGCGCTGAGAACGCTAAGGCTCGCAGGGTTTATTCGAAACATATTCCTATCCTGATAATTTAGATTTTTGGATAATTATAGAATAAAACATGACTTCACATTTTGTTAAAAATACAAAGTTTTTGGCGGTAATAGAAATTTTTCCACAAAGGCGGTATCATGTGGAACGTGGTATCCGAAAAAACATAAATGGTAAAATAGTAAATCGTTTTCCGAATTATGAGTTACGTCAGGCGTTTCATTTCATACTTCGTACCTTGTGCCTTGTGGCAATGAATTATTCTGGTTAAGAAATTGTGTGGGAATGTCGGGCCCGGCGGTGACGGAATTTCATTTAAATTTTCAGAATCATTTCGCCGCCTGATCTCCAATTTCAAACTCTCCTCACCTTTCGCCATCGCCCAGCGATGATTGGCCGAAAAGATCGGTTTTATAAGAAAAGAAAAAATGCGCAGTAAAGGTTTATCCGCTTGAATTTTCCAATCGTAGGTGATCTTTACCCACTGCCCATCTTGCAAGAACTTCCAAATACCGTGCCCAACAAAATCACCCCATGCTTCTAATGCGAAGCCTTCGGGCTTTTTAGCCTCAGTCACCCGAAATTGCCATCGCAAAGTATAAGGCAGCCAACCCTTGGTATACAGCTTTACAATTTTACCAATACCATCTTCATCTCCAGGCTCCAGTTCCTCAACGTTTAAATAAACTGAAGGCCACCAACGAACGAGGTCGGCGGGTTCGCTGAGAATGTCATAAACTTCTTCACAACTGCTTTTTACTCGCCATTCCATAATAAAGTGATAATCGCTGTTTGTCAAGACTCTTAGTTATTGGTTATTAGGTGAAAATAGACGAACACTTTCAAAAGCAATTATTAGAACTTTAAATATTTTGATTTGAGATGCAAGGGAAAAGTAATGAATCTATGGAGGGAATTGTTGCAGCTTAGAAGGTCCCTAGGAAGAAATGTTGAATAGAAAGAGAGTACCTGCCTTTACAAAATGAGTCTTGGCTTTTTCCTGCTGACCAAGTTTTTCTGCGATCTTAGCTGCTTTATAATTCATTCGGGCATCGTGAGGGTTCAATCGTAGAGCTTTCAAAATTATCTCCTGGGAATCATTAAATCGGTTGTTTTTGTAAAGTGCCCAGGCGTATGTTTCCAATACATCTACATTATGAGGTCGGCGACGATATTCGGATTCCATTCGGTCATGCGCTGCAGTAAGATCTATTTGGTTGCCTAAACAAAAACGTGCATACTCCAGATTGATGTTCCATCCTTGTGCTTCATGTTGCTCAAAGCCATCGATCAGCATTGCCATCAAATCCTTAGCCGTTTCTGTCTTTCCTGAAACTCGGAAACTTTCACAAGCTTTTCCATGAATTCATGCTCGGGTGTGTTGTCATCTTTTAAGTTTTTAAAATTAAATTTTACGCATTTATTCGTGAAAATCAAGTCACATCGGTAATTTTTTCAAGGTTCCCGCAAAGGTTATTTATACAACGCGTTAAAAATTAATTTAAATGTTCCAAACGTCTGTCCTCGATGCTGTGGCCGAAAGGCATACAAAATGGCGCGACCTTTGCCAACTGGAATTTCGGCCAAACCAACCTTGTTGTAAAGCCGATCTTCGCCAACCGCCCAGCCGCTTTGTAAAATATTTCGATCGCCAAAGAAACCGGTTTCCGTAATTTGTTGATTGTAACGCTTCAATTTTAAAGCAACCGGACGATTTTTGTAAATCGCAACATTCTTTTGCATTCCGTAGGTTAACGGAGAGGTAAGATCGAGGTGAAATTCAAAGAGGCTTCCGGGTGCGAAGTAATCTTTTCGTTTGACCTCACTCAACGTATTTGTAGCTGGTAACTGCAATTTTTCGATTGCGAAGTTACACGCCTCGCCAAAAAACAACACAGTACCACCTTCTTGCAGAAATTGTTTGATTTTGTCAACGCCATCCTTGCCGATGCCGCCGGTATATTTGCTGCGCACTTTCGGTTCTCCAACATCCGGCTCTTTGGCATTTTTTGATTTGCCATCAACAATCCAACTGGCGCCTTGGCTGCCAAAAATCAAAACATCATGTTGCGTTTTTAGCTTAGTCTTATTTTTGAAATCGGCATTATGCAAAATGCTATATTCAAAACCGAAGTTATCGAGGATGAGCCGCATCCAACCTTCATCGTACACCCCTGGAATCCATGGCTGATAAATGCCTATTCGAGCCTTGGTTATTTTTTTCATCTGATGGCTGTCTGAACTGCCCAAGCTCCTGATAGGCACGTGATAGGTCACTCCTTTTTCTTTGATGAGCTTTTTTTGCTCTTTATCAATGTTTACGATAAAAGTTCCCGGCGGCAAGTCGTCCCATTTGGCTTCGAGCGAATGTACCTCGAAGCCGGCGCCAAGCAAATCATTGACCAGTTTAAAGCTGTGATTGAATCTTCTTTCGATAGCAATAAAACCTGGCTCAATTTTAGAGTCAGGTAGTTTCAGTTTTGGTTCCACTTTTTTCATGTCAACCTTGAAAGGCGTTTCGATTTCTACAACCGCGGCATCGAATTGTAAACCAAGAGTCCAGGCGGTGACATCATACGGCTGGCGCGGCGGTCCGCCCGGATACTCTTGCAAGTTTGGATATTGCTGAATTTCGAGAAAATCTTTAATGTAAGCTCGTGTCGGCTGTGCTAAAGGAATGATGAAAGTGCCTTTTTCGAATAGTCCT
It encodes:
- the rfbC gene encoding dTDP-4-dehydrorhamnose 3,5-epimerase; translation: MPSNFSSFDIAGLVLIEPKVFKDERGFFFESYKYSEFKNNGIPDTFVQINRSTSSAGVIRGLHYQLPPFGQGKLVSCIKGEVFDVAVDIRKNSPTFGKWHGVILSHQNKKMLFIPEGFAHGFYAMQEAEVMYQTTSEYAPKSERGIIWDDPELNIQWPDGPKMTSGKDKVYPLLKNAEVFE
- a CDS encoding tetratricopeptide repeat protein, with protein sequence MLIDGFEQHEAQGWNINLEYARFCLGNQIDLTAAHDRMESEYRRRPHNVDVLETYAWALYKNNRFNDSQEIILKALRLNPHDARMNYKAAKIAEKLGQQEKAKTHFVKAGTLFLFNISS
- a CDS encoding pentapeptide repeat-containing protein, yielding MHPVRNGCQHGNPGEADLHEAILSGANLSSANFIRADLSMEPEFYSECFSQITNKALLR
- a CDS encoding TRAP transporter substrate-binding protein; translation: MTKIDRREFLKKSSTATLIGGSALVFGCGSESTGDAPAIQTRKKYQWNMVTTWSPHFPVMGEGADLVAEWIGEMSDGRLQIQVYGGGELVPALEVFDAVSQGVAQMGHGVAYYWAGKIPSAQFFGAVPFGMNAQQMNAWIYSGGGLALWEELYEPFNLIPMPAGNTGMQMGGWFNKEINTVDDFKGLKMRIPGLGAHVIAKAGGTPILTAGGEIYTNLERGVIDATEWIGPYHDYLKGFHRIAKYYYYPGWHEPGPVLELTVNKGAWESLSKDLQMIVRAAADRANIWMISEFESRNNTYLKKIIEEGKVSVRKFPDEVLKALKKYAGEVIDEMTSKDPLSKKVYESFDSFRKDVTGWAEVSEAVYHTFPNI
- a CDS encoding penicillin acylase family protein, whose translation is MAKGWRIFLSISAFFFIIILTISILSYRLLNKALPKTDGSLVLNILNQPVEVYRDEYGVPHIFAANESDLFRAAGFVTAQDRLWQMDLNRRVANGQLSEIFGEAAVEHDKFVRIWGFSRAAEKIVEILSPESRLALKAYAEGVNAFIESHSEQLPIEFSLLKYKPEKWKIEDSIAFVRLMGWKLSFSWYTDLVLQELVAKLGEKKAREVFPDFPKDGPFILPSSTRPFWTQTQNFINSGMQVQAFLGFGSTHLGSNSWVVAGEKSACGKPLLANDPHLELRAPSVWYEMHLSGGEINVAGVSFPGVPGIVIGHNEHIAWGLTNGMIDDVDFYLEKINPDSTSQYLNGSRWQDFETVTEEIRIKDAEPESLQIRFSRNGPIISEVHPMLENGDEAISMRWVGHEPSDELLAYLKIQKSKSWDEFTDALKSYKVPAQNFVFASANGDIGYHLAGGIPLRNRTNGVLPHEGWKTRGQWLGQVPFEKLPNVLNPPENYIVTANNKMVDDRYPYYLSNLWEPSSRAARIHQLLSEKDKFSLDDFKLMQTDLVSFHAQNILPVVLNTMEAVIDSNSSEDLKSIYNLMKDWDGRESPKSVATSIFHAFFLRLTENTLKDEMGDQLFENYIRFGNVPNRVMAALLKKGSSEWFDDVNTPEIENIEDIMRRSLLDAGMQLKNLAGDIITNWAWGEIHTLTMRHPLGRENLLDIIFNIGPFPRGGSTMTLNNSEYQFDSPFEATLGASTRQLVDLCDLNHTLSVITTGQSGQRMSKHYKDQTPLWLEGRYRSMIMGRGEITESAQEHLTLTPW
- a CDS encoding SDR family oxidoreductase; amino-acid sequence: MNLEISDKVALVAASSQGLGKAVAMGFAQEGAKVVICARNKEKLEAVKKGIESQTKSEVLAVRTDLTKKEDIENLVAESINKFNSIDILVNNAGGPPAGFFADMTDENWQKGVDLTLMSSVRLTREVLPYMRKNKWGRIINITSVSVKQPINELLLSNSLRLSILGWAKTLANQVAAEGILINNVCPGWTRTDRVVEIFEARAKGQGTTPEKIEAGITRGIPMGRLGKPEELANLVVFLGSEMASYITGVSVQVDGGSVQGLY